A stretch of DNA from bacterium:
GGAAATTGGAATCGTTCATAAGCTTCCCAAGTCGATATAATCCCCTTGCCCTCACTGCCCCATTTGCGCGCCTTGTCCTGCCCGCTGGCTTCGCTGTGACGAAAGCCACCGGCTGGAACCAGGCCGGCCGGATTCATATCGATGCTCGGTGACAGCTTGATATAATCATAACCGGCGCAGCGAAAAAAATCGATCCGATCCTCCAGAGTGATGACCGGCCGGCCGAGAAAATGCCCCATGATTGCTTCATCGATGCCCAATTCCATGATCGGAATACGATCCGCCTTTTGACGCAACAGCGTTTTTCTCAGCCGTTCAAAGTCCGGCTGATAAGGGGCAAATCGAGGCATACCGTCTCCTTTCTGCAAGCGCTCAAAAAGAACGCTTTAAATTATACAATTCCAGCGCCAGAAGCAAGGAAAAGGGCCGTGTCTCGCGCTTCGACCGCAAGGCTTTGACTCTCTCCGGCCGATGTGTAAAGGAGGCAAGACTGAATGTGGAGAAAAGGAGGAAGGAGACGACCAATGCATGTCCGCAGAACCAGGGTCTTTGCCTTGATCCATAAAACCGACTGAAGCAAAAGCCGGCCGCAGATCATGTCCGATCTGCTCTTCGACCATCCCAGCCCAGCGCCGACTGCAGAACAGGGGTCTCGGCCTGCCTTGAGATGATAACGAACCCGACTCTCCTCCATTACAACGGTTTACGGCGGCAAAGGCCTATTGAAAACGCATCTTTTCACCCCCATCGCCGGTCGTTACATCGGGTTGAAAAGGTGCCACCCGCTAGGGAAGCGCAGGTATCTCGCGCACAGTGTTCACCAGAGTGCCGATCCCCTCGCTGGTGGCTTCGATGACGTCGCCGGCTGCGATGGGCAGCGTGCCTTCGGGTGTGCCGGTGCAGATAATATCGCCCGGCTCCAGAGTGATGCATTGTGAGATGTAGCTGATGAGCGTCGGAATCTTGAACACCATATCTCCGGTGTTGGCTTTTTGTCTGGTCTCGCCGTTGACCTTGAGTTCCATCTCCAGATTATGCGGGTCCGGCGTTGCATCCGCAGGCAGCAGGTACGGGCCCATGGGACAAAACGTGTCCATGACTTTGGACAGAGTCCAGGGCTTGCCGGTTTTAATATCCTGTATTTGCATTGCGCGGGCGGTGACGTCGTTGGCAATGGTGTAACCCGCGACATAATCCATGGCTTTATCCTCCGTCACCCGTCGCGCTTTGCGCCCCATCACCACCGCCAGCTCCAGCTCGTGATCCACCCGGCCGATGCCGGCTGGAATCTCCACCACCCCCTGATGCGGCAAAAGGCTGGAGGGCAGCTTGGCAAAAAACATGGGCTTGTCCGGTACCTGGCTTTTCCACTCTTTGGCATGGGCCGCATAGTTGCGTCCCAGACAGATGATCTTAGACGGTCGCGAGATCGGCACCTGCACGACAAAATCGTTCTCCAGCCTAAGATCTTTGATCGGCCGGAACCCTTTCACTGTATCCAGGACCTCCACCAACGTTTCATCGGAAAAATAATCCAGCTCGACCATCAGCTGCAAAAACGGCAGATCCGGCGCTTGTTTAAAATTTTTGTATTCGATATAATAACGCCAGATCTGTGAAAAGTTGTATCTTCCTTCAGGCGTCTCTACGCCGATGCGGGGTTCGCCCTTAGCCGTCGTATAGGCAAAAGCTTTCATAAGCGCTCCTATTTCTGCTTTTCC
This window harbors:
- a CDS encoding fumarylacetoacetate hydrolase family protein yields the protein MVELDYFSDETLVEVLDTVKGFRPIKDLRLENDFVVQVPISRPSKIICLGRNYAAHAKEWKSQVPDKPMFFAKLPSSLLPHQGVVEIPAGIGRVDHELELAVVMGRKARRVTEDKAMDYVAGYTIANDVTARAMQIQDIKTGKPWTLSKVMDTFCPMGPYLLPADATPDPHNLEMELKVNGETRQKANTGDMVFKIPTLISYISQCITLEPGDIICTGTPEGTLPIAAGDVIEATSEGIGTLVNTVREIPALP